In Gemmatimonadota bacterium, one DNA window encodes the following:
- a CDS encoding helix-turn-helix domain-containing protein, protein MPGFEHDGSSFNNPVELALHVVGGKWKMPILWRLQDRTWRFNELRRSLKRVTDRMLARQLRELERDGLVTRTVHPVIPPHVDYAITDLGRSALPAIRALRAWGDAYRTARTDPATGPGVQAERDSGG, encoded by the coding sequence TTCAACAACCCCGTGGAGTTGGCCCTGCACGTGGTGGGGGGGAAGTGGAAGATGCCCATCCTGTGGCGGCTGCAGGACCGCACCTGGCGCTTCAATGAACTGCGCCGGAGTCTGAAGCGGGTCACCGACCGCATGCTGGCGCGTCAGCTCCGGGAGCTCGAGCGGGACGGTCTGGTCACGCGGACGGTGCATCCGGTGATCCCTCCGCACGTGGACTACGCCATCACCGACCTGGGCCGCTCGGCGCTGCCGGCCATCCGGGCGCTGCGCGCCTGGGGGGACGCCTACCGGACGGCGCGCACGGATCCAGCGACCGGTCCCGGTGTGCAAGCGGAGAGGGACAGCGGAGGCTGA
- a CDS encoding glycosyl hydrolase family 28-related protein, with product MRLLAAPLVLPGLRMRRSRAGVIDVRDFGARGDGAVDDTAAVIRALGAAAEGDTLWFPGPAAYLIDAVDLGRHGHAGLTLAGDADALLRKAPTGRFGGTNTEHLFFDARSDGASDGLTVRALAFELSAAAARPGDTVSAFFLARADGLRFDACRFVDGIEEGLKLYACRDVEIVDCHFERLRNDGVQVHAPPAGQDGYTGPRGERGWRNVVIERSTFRAIDDGLGGVEGQGVTFNSRSPMVTCTGATVRDCLFERCVRGIWAEVNEPGARVLDLRIERNRVLESVTIGLGVVGVEDAVLARNEVIDPVGADARSDALAGIVVSGSSAPRPRSRRVDVIGNRILDRRAGRARMPVGIVVRQADDVRLRGNQVQGAREESVRIDRTARGVSQTP from the coding sequence GTGCGCCTGCTCGCGGCACCGCTGGTGCTGCCGGGTCTGCGGATGCGCAGGTCGCGCGCCGGCGTGATCGACGTCCGGGACTTCGGCGCGCGCGGCGACGGGGCGGTCGACGACACCGCTGCCGTGATCCGCGCGCTGGGCGCGGCGGCGGAAGGAGACACTCTCTGGTTCCCGGGTCCGGCGGCCTACCTGATCGACGCCGTCGACCTGGGTCGGCATGGCCACGCGGGCCTGACCCTCGCCGGAGATGCGGATGCGCTGCTCCGCAAAGCCCCGACGGGTCGCTTCGGTGGCACCAACACCGAGCACCTGTTCTTCGATGCGCGCTCCGACGGGGCGTCCGACGGGCTGACCGTCCGCGCCCTGGCCTTCGAGCTCTCGGCCGCGGCCGCGCGGCCGGGCGACACGGTCTCCGCGTTCTTCCTGGCCCGGGCCGACGGGCTGCGCTTCGACGCCTGTCGCTTCGTCGACGGGATCGAGGAGGGTCTCAAGCTCTACGCCTGCCGCGACGTGGAGATCGTCGACTGTCACTTCGAGCGCCTGCGCAACGACGGCGTCCAGGTGCACGCGCCCCCGGCCGGGCAGGATGGCTACACCGGTCCTCGCGGCGAACGCGGGTGGCGCAACGTGGTGATCGAACGCTCCACCTTCCGCGCCATCGACGACGGGCTGGGTGGGGTGGAGGGACAGGGCGTGACGTTCAACTCGCGCTCCCCCATGGTGACGTGCACGGGCGCGACGGTCCGGGACTGCCTCTTCGAGCGCTGTGTCCGGGGCATCTGGGCCGAAGTGAACGAGCCGGGTGCACGGGTCCTCGACTTGAGGATCGAGCGCAATCGGGTGCTCGAGTCCGTCACGATCGGGCTGGGTGTGGTCGGCGTCGAAGACGCCGTTCTGGCCCGGAACGAGGTGATCGATCCCGTGGGGGCCGACGCGCGTTCCGATGCGCTGGCCGGGATCGTCGTGAGCGGCTCCTCGGCGCCGCGTCCGCGCTCGCGCCGCGTCGACGTGATCGGCAACCGCATCCTCGACCGTCGGGCGGGGCGTGCCCGCATGCCGGTGGGGATCGTGGTCCGGCAGGCGGACGACGTCCGCCTGCGGGGGAACCAGGTGCAGGGGGCGCGTGAGGAATCGGTGCGGATCGACCGCACCGCCCGGGGAGTGTCGCAGACGCCCTGA
- a CDS encoding DUF4111 domain-containing protein, which translates to MGQGWPECDEDVRRWVRQIVRHLSAVLGEQHVGTYLHGSLASGSFHPPKSDVDMLFVSDGPLAADRREAFARTCVALTRERPLVGSLECSVVTAAAAARPVLDLPYEAHFGDELVDAILGGHLDYGARRTDADLVAHIRALHEFGVCLSGPPIAAVFGAVGRADFMASVGADLRWILEDEHLLESPFYGVLNACRALWLWNRASERWVPTKDEAGVWALGVLPAPLRPTVLDALDAYRDAAPVPVGDRRTGGRRWDRAALLAFRDHIRSLWPEWRGS; encoded by the coding sequence ATGGGGCAAGGGTGGCCGGAGTGTGACGAGGACGTGCGCCGCTGGGTCCGGCAGATCGTACGGCACCTCTCCGCCGTGCTCGGGGAGCAGCATGTCGGCACCTACCTGCATGGCTCGCTGGCGAGTGGTTCGTTCCATCCACCCAAGAGCGACGTGGACATGCTGTTCGTGTCGGACGGCCCGTTGGCCGCCGACCGGCGGGAGGCCTTCGCCCGGACCTGCGTGGCGTTGACCCGGGAACGGCCGCTGGTGGGAAGCCTGGAGTGCTCCGTGGTGACCGCCGCGGCCGCCGCCCGACCCGTGCTGGACCTCCCGTACGAAGCGCACTTCGGGGACGAGCTCGTCGACGCGATCCTCGGCGGTCACCTCGACTACGGTGCGCGGCGGACCGATGCCGATCTCGTCGCCCACATCCGCGCGTTGCACGAGTTCGGCGTGTGCCTGTCGGGACCGCCGATCGCAGCCGTCTTCGGGGCGGTCGGACGTGCCGACTTCATGGCGTCCGTCGGCGCCGACCTGCGATGGATCCTCGAGGACGAGCACCTGCTGGAAAGCCCCTTCTACGGCGTGCTCAACGCGTGTCGGGCGCTCTGGCTCTGGAACCGCGCCTCGGAACGCTGGGTCCCCACCAAGGACGAGGCCGGTGTGTGGGCTCTCGGGGTGCTGCCCGCCCCCCTGCGCCCCACCGTCCTGGACGCCCTCGACGCGTATCGTGACGCCGCGCCGGTCCCCGTGGGCGATCGGCGCACCGGCGGACGGAGGTGGGACCGCGCGGCGCTCCTGGCGTTTCGCGACCACATCCGGTCCCTCTGGCCGGAGTGGCGCGGCTCCTGA
- a CDS encoding glycosyl hydrolase: protein MSSRPIRLLAACALLCAGPLAAQQIPPEHYAALSWRFIGPDGNRAIAVVGEPGNPDVVYVGAASGGAWKTEDAGVSWRPIFDDVDVSSVSALALAPSEPNVVWLGTGETFVIRPAHAMGDGVYRSNDAGATWRHVGLERTGRIGRIRVHPDDPETAWVCALGHAYGPQPERGVYRTTDGGETWQQVLFVSEDAGCIDLDVDPVDPRTLYASFWDVQIDTWGLDSGGPDSGVWRSRDGGETWQRLDHQGTGLPADADQHIGKVAVAVAPSDPRRVYVLTEEASPGFYRSNDAGETWELVLRNHTINERAPYYTRFGVDPQDPDRIYFTSVRFSLSIDGGKSLVENAPRGGGDTHDVWIDPTDPDRIMVADDGGLTISLNRGRSFERIVLPIAQMYHVHVDDRIPYNVYGNRQDGWSYRGPSNSRQGAIPLGLWENVGGCESGFSIPVPSDPDVVWSGCYDGGLERYDRRTGQVRSVRVWPEAAYGWAPADLKFRWHWTFPMWISPHTERETVYVGSQHVHRTTDGGESWEIISPDLTRNDKSHQQSSGGVAIDNLMTFDGATLFSIAESPRTEGLLWVGSNDGLIHVSRDGGGTWTEVGQNVPGLPQWATISSIEPSRYAEGTAYVAVDNHQQADFTPHLYKTEDFGRSWRSISSGIPASPHSFVHVVREDPKRQGMLYAGTDNAVWFSLDDGSTWNRLRNDMPPAPVYWLTVQERFDDLVVGTYGRGFYILDGIEPLRSLDRVGDRSLALFTLRDAYRFNPIQGIKSESSFVTGRNPAGGADLNFWAGEGMRGRATLTIVGPGGDTIRTLRTTVRPGVNRVWWDLRHEPTKTPQLRTPPPGMEWVPLGPDGWRPLRTWDLDLVRGQLGPRAVPGTYTVHVRAGEQESSGPLTLLKDPHSTASLADLEEQVAMSLVLRDEIDRIVTMINDLEWTRKQLDDVQTRFASDTTARALIDEAERAERAAIEVESRLFDIYLTGAREDAFRNPMKLYGRYSALAQDVGYSSADFRPTVPQREVHEVLQGRLEEAAERYRALVQGGLEALNALLRQRGLPAVVSEE from the coding sequence GTGTCCAGCCGCCCCATCCGCCTTCTCGCCGCATGCGCCCTGCTCTGCGCCGGTCCGTTGGCCGCCCAGCAGATCCCGCCGGAGCACTACGCAGCCCTGTCCTGGCGTTTCATCGGGCCCGATGGCAACCGGGCCATCGCGGTGGTGGGCGAGCCCGGGAACCCGGATGTGGTCTACGTCGGCGCGGCCTCGGGCGGCGCCTGGAAGACCGAGGACGCCGGCGTGAGCTGGCGGCCGATCTTCGACGACGTCGACGTCTCGTCCGTCTCGGCGCTGGCGTTGGCGCCGAGCGAGCCGAACGTGGTCTGGCTGGGGACCGGGGAGACCTTCGTGATCCGGCCCGCCCACGCGATGGGGGACGGCGTCTACCGTTCGAACGACGCCGGCGCCACCTGGCGGCACGTCGGGCTGGAACGGACGGGCCGCATCGGACGCATCCGGGTCCACCCGGACGACCCCGAGACGGCCTGGGTGTGCGCTCTCGGTCACGCCTACGGGCCGCAGCCCGAGCGCGGCGTCTACCGCACGACCGATGGTGGAGAGACCTGGCAACAGGTGCTGTTCGTGAGCGAGGACGCCGGCTGCATCGACCTCGACGTCGATCCCGTCGATCCCCGGACGCTGTACGCCTCCTTCTGGGACGTGCAGATCGACACGTGGGGCCTCGACTCGGGCGGGCCCGACAGCGGGGTCTGGCGCTCCAGGGACGGGGGGGAGACCTGGCAACGCCTCGACCACCAGGGAACGGGCTTGCCCGCGGACGCGGACCAGCACATCGGCAAGGTGGCGGTCGCGGTCGCGCCGTCGGACCCGCGGCGTGTGTACGTGCTGACCGAAGAGGCCAGCCCCGGCTTCTACCGCTCCAACGACGCGGGGGAGACGTGGGAGCTGGTGCTGCGCAACCACACGATCAACGAGCGGGCGCCCTACTACACGCGTTTCGGCGTGGATCCGCAGGACCCGGACCGCATCTACTTCACGTCCGTGCGCTTCAGCCTGTCGATCGACGGTGGGAAGTCCCTGGTGGAGAACGCGCCGCGGGGCGGGGGCGATACCCACGACGTCTGGATCGATCCCACCGATCCCGACCGCATCATGGTCGCGGACGATGGCGGGCTCACGATCAGCCTGAACCGCGGCCGGTCCTTCGAGCGGATCGTGCTGCCGATCGCGCAGATGTACCACGTGCACGTCGACGACCGGATCCCGTACAACGTCTACGGCAACCGACAGGACGGGTGGTCCTACCGCGGGCCGTCCAACAGCCGTCAGGGCGCGATCCCGCTGGGCCTGTGGGAGAACGTGGGAGGCTGCGAGTCCGGCTTCTCGATCCCGGTCCCGTCCGACCCGGATGTGGTCTGGTCCGGCTGCTACGATGGTGGACTCGAGCGCTACGACCGACGCACCGGTCAGGTGCGCAGCGTGCGGGTGTGGCCGGAGGCGGCATACGGGTGGGCACCCGCGGACCTGAAGTTCCGGTGGCACTGGACCTTTCCGATGTGGATCTCGCCCCATACCGAGCGCGAGACGGTCTACGTCGGGAGCCAGCATGTGCATCGTACCACCGACGGCGGTGAGAGTTGGGAGATCATCAGCCCCGACCTGACGCGCAACGACAAGAGCCATCAGCAGAGCTCGGGTGGCGTGGCCATCGACAACCTGATGACCTTCGACGGCGCCACGCTCTTCTCCATCGCGGAGTCGCCGCGCACGGAAGGCCTGCTGTGGGTGGGCTCCAACGACGGGCTGATCCACGTCTCGCGCGACGGCGGAGGCACGTGGACGGAGGTGGGACAGAACGTCCCGGGTCTGCCGCAGTGGGCCACGATCTCCAGCATCGAGCCGTCGCGCTACGCGGAAGGGACGGCCTACGTCGCCGTGGACAACCACCAGCAGGCCGACTTCACGCCCCACCTCTACAAGACCGAGGACTTCGGGCGGAGCTGGCGTTCGATCTCCTCGGGCATCCCGGCGTCTCCGCATTCCTTCGTGCACGTGGTGCGCGAGGACCCGAAACGGCAGGGGATGCTCTACGCCGGGACGGACAACGCCGTCTGGTTCTCCCTCGACGACGGCAGCACCTGGAACCGGCTGCGCAACGACATGCCGCCCGCACCGGTGTACTGGCTCACGGTTCAGGAGCGCTTCGACGATCTCGTCGTCGGAACCTACGGCCGCGGTTTCTACATCCTCGACGGCATCGAGCCGCTGCGATCGCTGGACCGCGTGGGCGACCGCTCGCTCGCGCTCTTCACGCTGCGCGACGCCTACCGCTTCAACCCGATCCAGGGCATCAAGTCGGAGAGCTCGTTCGTCACGGGCCGCAATCCTGCGGGCGGGGCCGACCTCAACTTCTGGGCGGGGGAGGGCATGCGCGGTCGGGCGACCCTGACGATCGTGGGTCCCGGCGGCGACACGATCCGCACGCTGCGCACCACCGTACGGCCGGGCGTGAACCGGGTCTGGTGGGACCTGCGGCACGAGCCCACGAAGACGCCCCAGCTGCGCACGCCGCCGCCGGGCATGGAGTGGGTGCCCCTGGGTCCGGACGGCTGGCGTCCCCTGCGCACGTGGGACCTGGACCTGGTGCGGGGTCAGCTCGGTCCCCGGGCGGTGCCCGGTACGTATACCGTGCACGTCCGGGCGGGGGAGCAGGAGAGCTCCGGCCCGCTGACGCTGCTCAAGGACCCGCACTCCACCGCCTCTCTGGCGGACCTGGAGGAGCAGGTGGCCATGTCGCTGGTCCTCAGGGACGAGATCGACCGCATCGTCACGATGATCAACGACCTGGAGTGGACGCGGAAGCAGCTCGACGACGTCCAGACCCGCTTCGCGTCCGACACCACGGCGCGCGCGCTGATCGATGAGGCCGAACGCGCGGAGCGCGCGGCCATCGAGGTCGAGTCGCGGCTCTTCGACATCTACCTGACCGGAGCGCGCGAGGATGCGTTCCGCAATCCGATGAAGCTCTACGGACGCTATAGCGCCCTCGCCCAGGACGTCGGGTACTCCAGCGCCGACTTCAGACCCACCGTGCCGCAGCGCGAGGTGCACGAGGTGCTGCAGGGGCGTCTGGAGGAGGCCGCCGAGCGGTACCGCGCCCTGGTGCAGGGCGGGCTGGAGGCGCTCAACGCGTTGCTGCGGCAGCGCGGTCTGCCGGCCGTCGTCTCGGAGGAGTGA
- a CDS encoding cation:proton antiporter, whose translation MHETSILATVVVLFGSALLVLLLSRRLGLPPVAGFLLTGTLVGPAGLGLIPDAEQVESFAELGVVFLLFVVALELSLPRLRQVGRYLVVGGTLQFVLTSAAGWGIAWALGLPPGPAAVAAMAVAMSSTAIALKVLSDRGELQASHGRAALGILLFQDLVFVPLLLVVPVLGGVSDADAGGNALLRIATGLGIVGVAFLVGRTLVPLLLRQIVESGIRELFLLLALFACLGGALLTGALGFSPALGAFLAGLLIADSEYHHHVLSETGPFRDVFTSLFFISVGMLLDPLLAWENAPAVLGLAVLAIAGKGALVAVSVALLGLKGRARVLSAATLAQVGEFAFVLLGAGAVSGLGAGPYALLVPAAVLTMLLSPLVIHTVAARWDPGSGGGESSGEAEAPRARVLLGGYGLNNQNLLRVLRSASVPTVVVDLDGRTAARAAGEHTHVVFGDVTRADALLHAGIRTVDVAVFALSDPVASVLAVRTARRLNPGVVVIARASRVTEIQELTRAGADEVVAEEFETSIEIVTRLLRRLHVPGNVIRAEARLLRADAYEMLRRVEGEVGLTDRLARALAAGTTDTVALPPESPALGQSLGALQLRSRAGATVVSVVRDGKAHANPSVEWVFAADDILFLLGSHEQIQAALALLDPASVDA comes from the coding sequence ATGCACGAGACTTCGATCCTGGCCACGGTGGTCGTCCTCTTCGGATCGGCCCTCCTGGTCCTGTTGCTGAGCCGCCGGCTCGGCCTCCCGCCCGTCGCGGGCTTCCTGCTCACGGGCACACTGGTGGGACCCGCGGGCCTGGGGCTCATCCCCGACGCCGAGCAGGTCGAGTCGTTCGCCGAGCTGGGCGTCGTCTTCCTGTTGTTCGTGGTGGCGCTCGAGCTCTCCCTCCCGCGCTTGCGGCAGGTGGGCCGCTACCTGGTGGTGGGCGGCACGCTCCAGTTCGTCCTCACGTCGGCGGCCGGATGGGGCATCGCCTGGGCGTTGGGGCTGCCCCCCGGACCGGCCGCAGTGGCCGCGATGGCCGTGGCCATGAGCAGCACCGCGATCGCCCTCAAGGTCCTGTCCGATCGGGGCGAGCTGCAGGCGTCCCATGGTCGGGCGGCCCTGGGCATCCTGCTGTTCCAGGACCTGGTGTTCGTGCCGCTGCTGCTGGTGGTGCCGGTCCTGGGTGGCGTCTCCGACGCCGATGCCGGCGGGAACGCCCTGCTGCGCATCGCGACGGGGTTGGGCATCGTCGGCGTGGCGTTCCTGGTGGGGCGGACCCTGGTGCCGCTGCTCCTGCGTCAGATCGTCGAATCCGGGATCCGTGAGCTCTTCCTGTTGCTGGCGCTGTTCGCCTGTCTCGGCGGGGCGTTGCTCACGGGCGCGCTGGGCTTCTCTCCTGCCCTCGGGGCGTTCCTCGCCGGCCTGCTGATCGCCGACTCCGAGTACCATCATCACGTCCTGAGCGAGACGGGCCCGTTCCGGGACGTCTTCACGAGCCTGTTCTTCATCTCGGTGGGGATGCTCCTCGATCCGCTGCTGGCCTGGGAGAACGCGCCCGCGGTCCTGGGGTTGGCGGTGCTGGCCATCGCTGGAAAGGGCGCGCTGGTGGCGGTCAGCGTCGCCCTGCTGGGCCTGAAGGGCAGGGCGCGCGTCCTGAGCGCCGCCACGCTCGCCCAGGTGGGAGAGTTCGCGTTCGTGTTGTTGGGGGCGGGTGCCGTCTCGGGGCTGGGGGCGGGGCCCTACGCGCTGCTGGTGCCGGCCGCGGTGCTCACCATGCTGCTCTCCCCGCTCGTCATCCACACCGTGGCGGCGCGCTGGGACCCGGGTTCCGGGGGCGGCGAGTCGAGCGGGGAGGCGGAAGCTCCGCGCGCCCGCGTCCTGCTCGGCGGCTACGGGCTCAACAACCAGAACCTCCTGCGCGTATTGCGCTCGGCCTCCGTGCCCACGGTGGTCGTGGATCTGGACGGCCGCACCGCCGCGCGGGCTGCGGGCGAGCACACCCACGTGGTGTTCGGCGACGTGACCCGCGCGGACGCCCTCCTGCACGCGGGCATCCGCACGGTGGACGTGGCGGTCTTCGCGCTGTCGGATCCCGTGGCGTCCGTGCTGGCGGTGCGGACGGCACGGCGGCTCAACCCCGGCGTCGTCGTGATCGCACGCGCGTCCCGGGTCACGGAGATCCAGGAGCTTACCCGCGCCGGGGCCGACGAAGTGGTCGCGGAGGAGTTCGAGACCTCCATCGAGATCGTCACCCGGCTGCTCCGCCGTCTGCACGTCCCGGGCAACGTCATCCGCGCCGAGGCCCGTCTCCTGCGCGCCGATGCCTACGAGATGCTCCGGCGCGTGGAGGGCGAGGTGGGGCTGACGGATCGTCTCGCACGCGCGCTCGCGGCCGGAACCACGGACACGGTGGCGCTTCCGCCCGAGAGCCCGGCGCTGGGCCAGAGTCTCGGCGCGCTGCAGTTGCGCAGCCGCGCCGGCGCCACGGTGGTCTCGGTGGTGCGGGACGGGAAGGCGCACGCCAACCCGTCCGTGGAGTGGGTCTTCGCAGCGGACGACATCCTGTTCCTGCTGGGAAGCCACGAGCAGATCCAGGCCGCGCTGGCGTTGCTCGATCCGGCATCGGTGGACGCGTAA
- a CDS encoding thioredoxin family protein, with protein MERVVAKSLDEWFELARPFEEFLDATVKNRQLWHDIHARVRLPESLAEAPARPDLRLLAIAEDWCGDAVNTLPVVARMADRLGMELRVLGRDAWPELMDRYLTDGRSRSIPVVIVLDGAGRELGWWGPRPRPLQTWVLGDGQRRMPDERRREQRRWYVLDRGRTTIAELTSIWDGADTQP; from the coding sequence GTGGAACGCGTGGTCGCAAAGAGCCTGGACGAGTGGTTCGAGCTCGCCCGCCCCTTCGAGGAGTTCCTGGACGCGACGGTCAAGAACCGTCAGCTCTGGCACGACATCCACGCCCGCGTGCGGCTGCCGGAGAGCCTGGCGGAGGCGCCGGCCCGACCCGATCTGCGGCTGCTCGCGATCGCGGAGGACTGGTGCGGGGATGCGGTGAACACGCTACCGGTCGTGGCCCGGATGGCCGACCGCCTGGGCATGGAGCTGCGGGTGCTGGGACGGGACGCCTGGCCGGAGCTGATGGACCGCTACCTGACGGACGGACGCAGCCGGTCCATCCCGGTCGTCATCGTGCTGGACGGGGCCGGGCGCGAGCTGGGCTGGTGGGGCCCGCGCCCGCGCCCGCTGCAGACCTGGGTCCTCGGCGACGGCCAGCGTCGCATGCCGGACGAACGGCGCCGCGAGCAGCGCCGCTGGTACGTGCTCGATCGGGGTCGCACCACGATCGCGGAGCTGACGTCCATCTGGGACGGTGCGGACACGCAGCCATAG